In one Diabrotica virgifera virgifera chromosome 7, PGI_DIABVI_V3a genomic region, the following are encoded:
- the LOC114330284 gene encoding facilitated trehalose transporter Tret1-like → MFLKFDTFGKDYAQMAAIAIGCLSSCISGMTIAWSSPYVVKITQDKETYNITEEEASYFTMINVIGLVVSLPFTSLLPDRLGRKPVLMLSALPYSLCWLLKLFFTNVYILYLARFCAGIGDGLLFASLPLYIGEIATPEVRGIWGNGLMIFGFLGQFLINVFGIFLTVPQTSIVSLSVPLIFVSAFYFMPDSPYFFAMKDRDEEAKAALRFFRLRDDVDDEYKILKDDVKRQISESGTWKDLILIKSNRKAILIGIFIRVSLILSGIMVFITYTQFIFTQSGGNIDPAAATLIYTGVAFVLYTIASVFSEKLGRKKAFAASLALTSIILLLEGTYFYIQEYCPTIDLSNFKWFPLVGMLIFLVFVAFGVGILPGLMLSELFSASIKAKAIGVVMIIYAIMYILTNKYFYNLTRLTGLCGPFFVFGCCDMITAVLSCFIVPETKGKTLEEIQQSLKKN, encoded by the exons ATGTTCCTGAAATTTGACACGTTTGGCAAAGATTATGCCCAAATGGCTGCAATTGCTATTG GATGCCTCAGCTCATGCATCAGCGGAATGACAATAGCCTGGTCATCACCCTACGTCGTAAAGATAACTCAAGACAAGGAAACTTATAACATCACAGAAGAAGAAGCATCATACTTTACCATGATAAACGTTATAGGACTAGTTGTATCTTTACCCTTTACATCACTCTTACCAGACAGGCTTGGCAGAAAACCTGTCCTGATGCTATCAGCTTTACCATATTCTCTCTGTTGGTTGCTCAAACTGTTCTTCACGAATGTTTATATCCTGTATCTGGCTAGGTTTTGTGCTGGAATTGGAGATGGTTTACTGTTTGCTTCCTTGCCTTTGTACATCGGAGAAATAGCTACCCCAGAAGTCAGAGGCATTTGGGGAAACGGGTTGATGATTTTTGGATTCCTAGGACAATTTTTAATAAACGTGTTCGGTATTTTTCTAACAGTACCACAAACTTCTATTGTAAGTCTATCAGTGCCTCTAATATTTGTATCAGCGTTTTATTTCATGCCAGATTCGCCGTATTTTTTTGCTATGAAAGATAGAGATGAAGAAGCAAAAGCAGCACTAAGGTTCTTTAGATTAAGAGACGACGTTGACGATGAGTACAAAATACTCAAAGATGATGTTAAAAGACAAATTTCTGAGTCTGGTACTTGGAAAGACTTAATTCTCATTAAAAGTAACAGAAAAGCAATTCTAATAGGTATATTTATAAGGGTCTCACTTATTTTGTCTGGTATTATGGTATTTATAACATATACCCAGTTCATTTTTACTCAATCTGGTGGAAATATAGATCCTGCAGCTGCTACATTAATATACACTGGTGTAGCTTTTGTTCTATATACAATTGCCTCAGTGTTTTCCGAAAAGTTAGGAAGAAAAAAGGCATTTGCCGCATCTCTTGCCTTAACTTCTATCATACTTCTACTCGAAGGAACTTACTTCTACATCCAGGAGTATTGCCCAACCATAGATCTTTCTAATTTCAAGTGGTTTCCCTTGGTAGGTATGCTCATCTTTCTAGTCTTTGTTGCATTTGGTGTTGGCATTCTTCCAGGACTCATGCTGAGTGAGTTGTTCTCAGCTAGTATTAAAGCAAAAGCTATAGGTGTTGTGATGATCATATACGCCATCATGTATAttcttacaaataaatatttttataacttgacaCGGTTGACTGGACTATGTGGACCGttttttgtttttggatgttGTGATATGATCACAGCTGTGTTGTCGTGTTTTATTGTGCCAGAAACGAAAGGAAAGACTTTGGAGGAGATTCAACAGAGTTTGAAGAAGAATTGA